The DNA window TTGTGGAGAGACCGGCCATAATAGAAGAAAGTGCACTTTAGGACGTGTTATgtagttattttatgtttgagaATCGTGATTGAGGGTTGGAGTTTATTATGTGTTTGAACCAAGATTAAGCCTGAAATGACATTCTTAAGTAATATTGTTTACAAAAAATTCGACAGagtttactttatttattgatCAATCCACCTGTAATAAATCAATCAACATATAATAAGTCAACAGTACATCTCAAATCAATCCACCAGTAATAAATAGACAATACATCTAATGATATTATTCTACTTAAATGACGAAGGTGTATATTTACTCGGGCCTTTTCCTCTGTTGTCACGGCTAGACCTTCTACGTGGGAACATACCCATAATTGTCTGAGACAAACTTGGTCTGGAGCGTTCCTTATCGGGACGGGATGTATGTGAACTGCTACTAGGTCGATCGAGTTGAACACTACTCCTAGGAGGGTCAATATGCTCTCTCCTCGTGGGGCGCTCTATGTAGGCACTACTCCTAGGagcaacatcatcatcatcatcatcatcatcagcatcatcatcatcatcatcatcagcagcagcatcatcatcatcatttgtTGGAGAGTGCACGATATGGACATCCGAAAAGAATGAATCCTGTGTAGTAGGATTCCATGGTAGCCCAACTCTATCTAATGGAGTCACCCAACTAGACTGTGGCGCATCTGACCAAGTAGGAAACCAACTAGAGGGATCTGGTGCTGGTGGATTTTGCATTTCGGGCTCACCAGCAAAATTGTCGATGAGTGCATCCAAATCTATGTTATCAtctgaattaatattttcttcatttgcTGCTTGTGATGACCCTGGCATGTCTTGGGACATTCTGAAATGCCGTGAATAACCATGCCCGCCTGTTCGGATACCTCTCTGGCCAATACCGCGAGCTCTTCGGATAAACCCCCGGGACATATCCACATCAGTGCGCTGTGGAAGGTATGACCGTGCGTTCACTCTCACCGCACTCGGTGAGGCAGTTAAGAGCAAGACTGTTAATCTCGTGCAACAATCCTACGGCGTCTGCTGGGTCAAAACCGCGCGACATATGAAATATACGTGCCAATGTCTCCGCCTGTAACTAATAAAACATGCATATTTGGGGGCTCTTTGACGGTCCACGTAGGgcatccaaataaactacaataacaagtttatattaaaattaccCAAATATATATCAAACATTATTCATTTTACCTGGCTATTTTGGAGTAATGACAACTGTTCACGATAATGTCGAACCGAAAGTTTGGGGGCTCTGTTTATCATATAGGACTCAGTCCACCTACAATAACAAAAGATGTCAATTAAATATATTGTCATTAAATACACAAATGAGAGGAAACAACCAAACTTAAGAAACTTACATTAATGCACATGGCGTGTTGTTTGTATGTATACGTGCCGTTGTAAAATCCGGTCTCAAAGTGGGCATTCTCTCCCACGCCCAAAGCTGAAGGAGCACTGACGGACCTCCAATGTCTGTCCTTTTGCCCATAGACGCCTCACAGAGATTATGGTATAATGTAGCAAGTGCAGCACTCGCCCAACTAATCATAGAGGCAGCCTCTACATCTCGAAGTTGGGTCAACCACATGAGAGGTATCTTACACCCTGAGCCGTCGGGTAAGATCAACCCTCCCAATAGCACAAGCACAATCATACGTGCCCGTTGAATGTAGGCTTCATCTTCGAGACCATCTCCTAACGGTTGAATTGTCATCCTATGTATTAGCGCGGATGCCAAGATACCGTTTTCCTTCATCTCGCTTTGAAGGGGATGGAAGCCCAAGAGCTCTTCACATAAACCCCTCTACCCAGTTTCACAAAACCCATTTCCTGTGAAGGGTACTCCATCTACACGTAAAGCCCATAATACTTGAACGTCTTGTAATGTAATGGTAGTTTCCCCTACGGGAAGATGGAATGtatgagtctctggcctccaacgctcAACTAAAGCTGTGATCAACGAATGATCTACATCCAGAGCCTTACCACAGAAAAGAACTCCACCTAAACCAAACCTACAAACATAATCAATCACGCGTCTTTGATGATTATCGATTTCCCAGAAATGTCCCTCAAAGCGCCGAATATTGAACGAGGTTGTTTCCTGGCCTGCCCACGCCTTGCGTGATATATGACTGTGCTGATAATGCAAAACAGAAGGATCTTCTGGTCCATATCGCGACAtcctaatataatcaaaatttaacatgtttaattataaacgaaattttattaaaaaaatttcacttaataaattcaaccaaattcaacaaattaacatcaaattcaacaaattaacaccatgttcaaccatattcaataattcaacaatagttcaaccaaattcaataattcaacaaaatatcaaTCACATTCACCACATTAACACCAAATGCAACAaaataacaccaaattcaacaaaacatcaaccaaattTAATCACCACATTAACACCAAATGCAACTaaataacaccaaattcaacaaaacatcaaccaaattgaataattcaacatcaaatacaaccaaattcaagataaaatcaaccaaattgaataattcaacaccaaattcaacaaaatgaTTTCTACCCCACGAACCCTAACTATTATAACCCCGCCTAAAATATACcaataaaaacgaaaataagGGTTGAAagttacctaacaacacttcaaaTTGGAATGGGAGAGCTAATTAGCGGACTAGGCTTCGAATTTGGCTGGTTGGGCAGAATTTTCGCTgattttcttctcttcttcgcGTAATGTCGTATGTTCTGCCGTCTGGAGTGATTTTGTGGAGCAAGGAGACACGCGAGAGCGTGTTGCGTGTTTGctttaaacacgcgagaggaaGACGCGTCTCTTCTTTAATACACGCGAGAGGAAGACGCGTCTCTTCCTTTTAACACGCGAGAGGAATATGCGTCTATACTTTTAAGACACGCGAGAAGCTCTCGCGTCTATACCATGGCTGGAATCTTTTTTTTCAGGGTCCAAATGGCGGATACATTTTGCCATAACGTCCCTTCTTGGAATTTTGCCAAGAATACAGAGAGTATAACCATCGGGCTTGACATTCATTGCAAGCATTCGTCGGATCTGTGCAATGCCTTGATCAAAAAAATCATTCTTGAAATAGCCATCAATGATAGAATTCCAAAGCGCGACGTCGGAAGTCAAAATCTCGCGTTCAGGCATAAAATCAAACACTTGGAGTGCAGTAGCGAGCGAGCCACATTTTACATACATCTGGACAAGCGCGGTGACGATGTAAGGATCGAATAAAAGGCCCAATTTGATGACAGTGGAGTGAAGCGTGCTTCCATAGATGGAATTGGAGAGGGAAGCGCAGGATTTGAGTAGAGAAGGAAAAATGAATCTTGAGGTGATGTAATTTGGGGAGTAGAGATGCTCCGAGTATTTAAACGCAGCAATAGATAAATGAAACGCAGGATTTGAGTAGAGAGGGAAGCGCAGTATTTAAACGCAGCAATAGATAAATGAAACGCAGCAATAGATAAATGAAACGCAGGATTTAAAATGTAaggtattttaatttcttttttagtaaaaacaaATTTTTTCTTGCTCTTGTTTGTTCTCTGTTATACTTAATTCTAACCAGTTCACTTAAtaaatggagtatcatttttttcttaatcatgtgccgaaaagaaattgATCACTGGCGAGAACGAAGGAAGTAACTTTTATTGTGATCAAACCTAGCCGTTGCAAAGATGATAAATGTTCTTAATAAAAGAAATTATATTGATGTATAAAAGTTATGgccaaaaagaaaagagaatatGGTCCGCTCTGACCAGGTTTACCCCGAGCACGGGCCGATGGGACCCGCACACAGCCCATGTGCGAGTGCGCTCATTTAACTACTATCCCTTCGTCAAATTGCATCACGGAAGAATTTGTGGGTTTCAGGCTTTCAGCTTTCGACCCCTCTTTACATATGTTAATGCAAAGTCAGAATAGCATTCTTAGGTTCATGAAAACATTAAGACCATAAAAGATTTCACATAGCTATCCACCAACCTACAACATTATATTACAAAATCTACAACCTTTTATCCACCTAAAAAGTGAAAGTACTCCAACTCCCACCATAAAATAAATTCTTTTgtgcttatacatttatttgATTGACTATCTTATGAAGGCATGTGAATTTTAATACCATAATCGAGTGATTAGCAGTTTAATTTGagataatttcaaattaaaattatgcaTTCAAATTTAGAAGAACTAAAAATTTGTTTGAAATCCGAAAATAAGTGATCACGGATATAGAAATAttcctttaaaaataaaactcatTTCTATTTTAGTCTGTCCCTCAAAAGTTatgcattttctattttaaaaaacttTTTTTATCTCTAGGGATGTATGACATATTCTCCACTAAATAAgacttcaatcatttttttctttctctctccctttATCAGTTGTGCATTTAATTTAAAGGGCGAAgagaataaaaaattatgttaaatgatgtattagaatcaaaatacatttataaacaaaagtattagAATCAAAACTAATTGAGTTGTTGTAATGTAGTTATTTatctttaaatttgattttatttcttttaatataATAACTTAAATCGTAAAGTCTAAAAAATGATGATTAGATATGTGCAAACTAATACAGTGTTGTACTTGAAATTTTATCTATGATAGTATTAAACTAAAGGTGAGGAGATTGAAATTATAGTGTGTGCACTTTATACTCCTACAAGAATTAAAATTTGGACAGGAGATTGAAATTATAGTGTGTGCACTTTATAATTATACTCCTACAAGAATTAAAATTTGGACAATTTGGTGACAAGTGTTCCACCTTTGatttaaaaatggaaagaaaaaaattgtaaattaaaagaagaaagcaaaattgatgaaaaagaATTTCTCATCGGCTGCCTAGCATGTGGggtttaattatttaaacttGAGTTAGTTTAGTATCATAAAATTCGCCCCTGCCCCAGTAAACCAGGGTCTTGGTTTACTCAAACTATGTAAGTAATAAATTTAACTTAATCAAATTTCTACAatctattattttaatatgcAAAAAAGAAATCGAATTAGATAAGAATTGTTATTATTGTCAAAGATACCGAATTCAAGACTTGCCAAATAAAGAGGAGTCATTAGTGGAGAAAGATATGTAATTGATAGGCAATTAATGTGTAATACATAgccc is part of the Salvia splendens isolate huo1 chromosome 22, SspV2, whole genome shotgun sequence genome and encodes:
- the LOC121786230 gene encoding transcription elongation factor SPT5-like isoform X1; the encoded protein is MSRGFIRRARGIGQRGIRTGGHGYSRHFRMSQDMPGSSQAANEENINSDDNIDLDALIDNFAGEPEMQNPPAPDPSSWFPTWSDAPQSSWVTPLDRVGLPWNPTTQDSFFSDVHIVHSPTNDDDDAAADDDDDDDADDDDDDDDVAPRSSAYIERPTRREHIDPPRSSVQLDRPSSSSHTSRPDKERSRPSLSQTIMGMFPRRRSSRDNRGKGPSKYTPSSFK
- the LOC121786230 gene encoding serine/threonine-protein phosphatase 7 long form homolog isoform X2; the protein is MKENGILASALIHRMTIQPLGDGLEDEAYIQRARMIVLVLLGGLILPDGSGCKIPLMWLTQLRDVEAASMISWASAALATLYHNLCEASMGKRTDIGGPSVLLQLWAWERMPTLRPDFTTARIHTNNTPCALMWTESYMINRAPKLSVRHYREQLSLLQNSQFIWMPYVDRQRAPKYACFISYRRRHWHVYFICRAVLTQQTP